Below is a genomic region from Mesorhizobium sp..
TGTGGTTTCGGTCTCGGCGCGCGGCAGGACCTTGAAGGTCAGGTCGGTGACGACGGCGAGCGTGCCCCAGGAACCTGCCATCGCCTTCGATAGATCGTAGCCGGTGACGTTCTTGACGACGCGGCCGCCGGACTTGAAAGCCTCGCCGCGGCCGGACACGCAATGGACGCCGAGGATGTGATCGCGCGCCGCCCCGGCCTTCAGTCGGCGGGGACCGCAGAGATTGGCGGCCAGTACGCCGCCGATCGTACCCGACTTGTCGCCCTGCCCCGATGGCTTCCCGTGCAGCTGCGCATAGTCCATCGGCTCGAAGGCAAGCTCCTGGCCGCGTTCGGCCAAAAGCGTTTCGATCTCGGCGAGCGGTGTGCCGGCGTGGGCCGAAAGCACAAGCTCCTCGGGCTCGTAGAGCGTCACGCCGGTCAGCCGCGACAGGTCGAGCGCGTGCTCCGTCTGCGCGGGGCGGCCGATGTCGCGCTTGGAGCCGTGACCGAGGATTTCAAGCGGCTGCTCCTCTGCTGCCGCCCAGCGGACGGCATCGAGAACCTCAGCGGCGGTGGTGGGTTGGAAGACAGCCACTAGAACCTCGGGATGTCCGGGAAGGCCAGCTGCCCCCTATGGACGTGCATGCGGCCGAGTTCGGCACAGCGGCGCAGCTGCGGGAAGACCTTGCCCGGATTCAGCAGGTGCTTCGGGTCGAAGGCGCATTTGACCCGCATCTGCTGATCGAGATCGGCCTCGTCGAACATTTCCGGCATCAGGTCGCGCTTCTCGACGCCGACGCCGTGCTCGCCGGTCAGCACGCCGCCGACCTGGACGCAGAGGCGCAGGATGTCGGAGCCGAAGCTTTCGGCCTTCTCCAACTCACCAGGGATATTGGCGTCGTAGAGGATGAGCGGGTGCAAGTTGCCGTCGCCGGCATGGAAGACGTTGGCGACGCCGAGACCGTAGCGTTCCGACATCTCGCGCATGCCGGCGAGAACGCGCGGCAATTCTTTCCGCGGGATGGTGCCGTCCATGCAATAATAATCCGGCGAGATGCGACCGACGGCCGGGAAGGCTGCCTTGCGGCCGGCCCAAAACGTCAGCCTTTCCGCCTCCGAGGTCGAAATACGGCAGGTGGTCGAGCCGTTTCTCGCTGCGATTGCCTCGACCTCGCCGATCAGGTGGTCGATCTCCGGCCCCGGTCCGTCCAGCTCGACGATTAGCAGCGCCTCGACATCGAGCGGATAGCCGGCATGGACAAAATCCTCGGCGGCCTGGATCGCGGGACGGTCCATCATCTCCATGCCACCGGGGATGATACCGGCGCCGATGATGTCGGCGACGCACTGGCCGCCCTGTTCCGAGGTCGGGAAGCCGATCAGCAGCGCCCGCGCCGCCTCCGGCTTCTTGAGGATGCGCACGGTCACCTCTGTAACCACTCCGAGCAAGCCTTCCGAGCCGGTCATGACGCCGAGCAGGTCGTAGCCTTCCGAATCGAGATGCTTGCCGCCGAGCCGGATCACCTCTCCGTCCATCATCACCATCTCGATGCCGAGTACGTTGTTGGCGGTGAGCCCGTATTTGAGGCAGTGCACGCCGCCGGAATTCTCCGCGACGTTGCCGCCGATCGAGCAGGCGATCTGCGAAGACGGGTCCGGAGCGTAGTAGAAGGCCTGATCCTGCACGGCCGTGGTGATGCCGAGATTGGTGACGCCCGGCTGGGCGACGACAACGCGGTTGGCATAGTCGATGTCGAGGATGCGGTTGAAGCGGCTCATGACCAGCAGCACCGCGTCTTCCAACGGCAGCGCCCCGCCCGATAGCGAGGTGCCGGAGCCGCGCGGCACGACGCGGATGTTGCGGTCGCTACAATATTTGAGAATGCGAGAGACCTGCGCGACCGTTTCCGGCAGGACCACCACGAGGGGAAGCTGGCGATAGGCCGTCAGGCCGTCGGTCTCGAAGGCGCGCATGCCGGTCGGCTGGTCGACGACGCCTTCGCCCGGCACGATGATGCGCATGTCGGCGACGATCTCGTCGCGGCGGCGGAGAGTCTCGACATCTGGTGCGGGCATCACGAGGCCGGACAACGCGCTTCCTCCCAAACTGGTCACAAGTCTTTACCAGTCAGCCGATCGGTTGGCAAATGGCTGCGTCAGCGCCGCTCGTCCGCATGGGTGCGGCGGATCCGCCGCACGAACATCCAGATCGCCGCCACCACAAAGGGCACCGACACGGCTGTGACGAGTTCGGGCTTCAACGCGGCGCCGGCGATCGTGGCACCCTTGGCGAGATAGCCGACGAGGCCGACGACATAGTAGGACACGGCTGCCACCGACAGGCCTTCCACCGTCTGCTGCAGGCGCAGTTGCAGCCGCGCCCGGTCGTTCATCGATCGGAGCAGGTCGCGGTTCTGCTTCTCGACCTCGACATCCACCCATGTACGCAGCAGCGTGGTGGCGCGGGTCAGCTTGCGCGACAGGTTGGCCTGGCGCTCCTCCACCGACCGGCAGGTGCGCATCGCCGGCGCCACGCGCCGCTGCAGGAAGGCGGCGAGCGTGTCGTGGCCGGGCACCGGCTCTTCTGCGAGCGCCGCCAGACGCTCCTCGACGATCCCGTCATAGGCGCGGCTGGCGCCGAAGCGGTAGAGGCTCGCCGCCGCGTCGGCCTCCAGTTCGGCCGCGAGTTCGGTCAGTTCGGCCAACAGCTTCTGATCGTCGCGGTTTTCGGACAACCGCATCTGTGTGGTCAGTTGCGCCAGCCGGTCCTCGATCCGCCGCAACCGCGCCGACAGCGACTGCGCCATCGGCAGGCCGAGCAAGGCGAGCGTGCGATAGGTCTCTATCTCGAGCAGACGCTGTGCAAGCGCGCCGCGGCGGGACGCGGAGAGACCGCGGTCGAGCACCAGGATGCGTGTCAGGCCGTCGCGATCCTGGCGAAAATCGGTTGCAACTGCCGCCATACCGTCTTCGACGCTGGAATGGCAGAGGCTTTCGGGATCGAATTCGCCGACGAGTCCCTCGTTTTCGGCCGTCCACGGGCGCATTTCGAGCCTGATGCCCGAAATGACCGTTCCGGGGGCGCTGAAGCCGTTGCCGAAAGGATTTTCCGCCGCACCGGCACCGTCGAGCGGCCCCTCCCAGAGATAGGTCGAGAACTCGGTGTGCCGTTCCCAGCGCAGGGTGCCCTTGCCCCATTTCACGACATGATGGCGAGCCTGCCGGTCGGGCGCGGCGACGCCATGGGCGCGCGACAACTCCGCCAGCACGGCATGGTCTACTCCGGATCCGCCCTCGGTCATGAACGAGAGCTGGATCAGGACGCGCGGCGCCTCGATCAGCGGATGCGGCCGCGAATGGACCTCGCCGATGGCACCGTTGCGGCCGTGATGGACGGGGAAACCCATGACAGTCCCGGCCAGCGACAGGGCAGGATCGACTTCGGAAGGTCTTGTCGTCACCGGCGCTCTCCCCCTGCGGACGCCTCGCTTATCACCCTACGGGAGGAGTTCTCCCATGCGGAACGTTGTCGCGCCATCCAATGACGTCGAAGCGACTCCTCGCCGATATCGGCCACGCCCAGCCCGCCTCCGGAAGTGTGGATCGGCTCGACCTGGGCAGTAAGGACAATGCGGATAAATAAATTGACCAGTTGAGGTCACGGCCCTTATGTTGGCCCAAACAGGAACCCCGCGGGTTGGGCGACGTCTTTTCCAGGATCGAGCATTCGCGCACGGCCGACGAGGTGGTGCAGCAGATCGAGGGGCTGATCCTCGAAGGCGTGCTGCGCGTCGGCGACCGGCTGCCGGGCGAGCGCGACCTGGCGCTCGACTTCGAGGTTTCGCGCCCGATCCTGCGCGATGCGCTGAAGACGCTGGAAACGCGGGGATTGCTGGTAACACGCCCCGGCGGCGGCACCCACGTCGCGGACGTGATCGGCCAGGTGTTTTCGCCGCCGCTGATGGACCTGATCGCAGGGCACGACAAGGCGGCGGCCGACTATCTGGAATACCGCCGCGAAATCGAAGGCATAGCCGCCGAATATGCGGCGCGGCGCGCGACCAAGGACGACCTTGCGCTGCTCGAGCGGATCATGGCACGGATGGAGGCGGCGCACGAAGATGCGGAGGTCGCGGAAGAAGCGGCGGTCGACGTTGAGTTCCACGCCACGATCGGCGAATGCGCGCACAACATCATCCTGCTGCATACGCTGCGCTCTTGCTACCGGCTGCTCTCGGACGGGGTGATGCGTCACCGCCTGCTCGCCTTCGAACTGCCCGGCGTCCGCGATAAACTCTTGGCGCAGCATCGCGCCATCCACGCGGCGATCGTCGCGCGCGATCCGGCGCAAGCGCGGCGCGAGGCGATGGACCACATCACCTATGTCGAGCGATCCATGCTGGAAGCCGGGCGGACGGGCGATTGGCGCCGCGTATCGCGCCTGAGGCTCAGGCAGCGACTGGACGAACGGCGTCGCAGCGGTTCAGATAAGATATCAGCCAGGGAACCATCGTGACTCAGCAAACAGTGACAAAGCCCCGCGTCGGCCTGTTCGTGACGTGCCTCGTCGACCTGTTCCGTCCGGTGGTCGGTTTCGCCGCGGTGAAGCTGATCGAGGATGCCGGGTGCGCGGTCGAGATCCCGATGGCCCAGACGTGCTGCGGCCAGCCGGCCTACAATTCCGGCGACCGCAAGGACACTCGCGCGATCGCGCAGAACACGATCGAGGCGTTCGAGGCGTTCGACTATATCGTTGCGCCGTCGGGCTCCTGCGCCGGCATGCTGAAGAAGCACTATCCGGGCCTGTTCAAGGGCGACCCGGTATGGGAGCCGCGAGTCGCCGCGTTCTCGGCCAAGGTGCATGAGCTGGTGTCGTTTCTGACCGATGTGCGCGGCGTGACCGACATCGGCGCCCGGCTGGACGGCACCGTCACCTAC
It encodes:
- a CDS encoding (Fe-S)-binding protein, with translation MTQQTVTKPRVGLFVTCLVDLFRPVVGFAAVKLIEDAGCAVEIPMAQTCCGQPAYNSGDRKDTRAIAQNTIEAFEAFDYIVAPSGSCAGMLKKHYPGLFKGDPVWEPRVAAFSAKVHELVSFLTDVRGVTDIGARLDGTVTYHDSCSGLRELGIRAQPRTLLGQVDGLTLRELPDSDVCCGFGGTFCVKYSDISNAIVTEKTRKIETSGADLLLAGDLGCLMNMAGKLKRQGSSVETRHVAEVLAGMTDQPPIGGRG
- a CDS encoding FAD-linked oxidase C-terminal domain-containing protein produces the protein MSGLVMPAPDVETLRRRDEIVADMRIIVPGEGVVDQPTGMRAFETDGLTAYRQLPLVVVLPETVAQVSRILKYCSDRNIRVVPRGSGTSLSGGALPLEDAVLLVMSRFNRILDIDYANRVVVAQPGVTNLGITTAVQDQAFYYAPDPSSQIACSIGGNVAENSGGVHCLKYGLTANNVLGIEMVMMDGEVIRLGGKHLDSEGYDLLGVMTGSEGLLGVVTEVTVRILKKPEAARALLIGFPTSEQGGQCVADIIGAGIIPGGMEMMDRPAIQAAEDFVHAGYPLDVEALLIVELDGPGPEIDHLIGEVEAIAARNGSTTCRISTSEAERLTFWAGRKAAFPAVGRISPDYYCMDGTIPRKELPRVLAGMREMSERYGLGVANVFHAGDGNLHPLILYDANIPGELEKAESFGSDILRLCVQVGGVLTGEHGVGVEKRDLMPEMFDEADLDQQMRVKCAFDPKHLLNPGKVFPQLRRCAELGRMHVHRGQLAFPDIPRF
- a CDS encoding DUF3422 family protein; translation: MGFPVHHGRNGAIGEVHSRPHPLIEAPRVLIQLSFMTEGGSGVDHAVLAELSRAHGVAAPDRQARHHVVKWGKGTLRWERHTEFSTYLWEGPLDGAGAAENPFGNGFSAPGTVISGIRLEMRPWTAENEGLVGEFDPESLCHSSVEDGMAAVATDFRQDRDGLTRILVLDRGLSASRRGALAQRLLEIETYRTLALLGLPMAQSLSARLRRIEDRLAQLTTQMRLSENRDDQKLLAELTELAAELEADAAASLYRFGASRAYDGIVEERLAALAEEPVPGHDTLAAFLQRRVAPAMRTCRSVEERQANLSRKLTRATTLLRTWVDVEVEKQNRDLLRSMNDRARLQLRLQQTVEGLSVAAVSYYVVGLVGYLAKGATIAGAALKPELVTAVSVPFVVAAIWMFVRRIRRTHADERR
- a CDS encoding FCD domain-containing protein, with product MGDVFSRIEHSRTADEVVQQIEGLILEGVLRVGDRLPGERDLALDFEVSRPILRDALKTLETRGLLVTRPGGGTHVADVIGQVFSPPLMDLIAGHDKAAADYLEYRREIEGIAAEYAARRATKDDLALLERIMARMEAAHEDAEVAEEAAVDVEFHATIGECAHNIILLHTLRSCYRLLSDGVMRHRLLAFELPGVRDKLLAQHRAIHAAIVARDPAQARREAMDHITYVERSMLEAGRTGDWRRVSRLRLRQRLDERRRSGSDKISAREPS